One window of Quercus robur chromosome 12, dhQueRobu3.1, whole genome shotgun sequence genomic DNA carries:
- the LOC126710142 gene encoding BTB/POZ and MATH domain-containing protein 2-like — protein MGRVFRENPNSRPIFPCCESTLANSSSSSSSCSTPTTTTSTSMTETVNGSHQFKISGYSLSKGMGIGKYVASDTFVVGGYSWAIYFYPDGKSLEDNATYVSLFIALASEGTDVRALFELTLLDQSGKERHKVHTHFGRTPDSGPYTLKYRGSMWGYKRFFKRTALETSDYLKDDCLSVNCSVGVVRSYTEGPKIYSIAVPSSNIGLNFGQLLETGKGTDVNFEVDGETFAAHKLVLATRSPVFRAQLFGPMRDQNTQCIKVEDMEAPVFKALLHFMYWDSLPDMQELTGLNTTWASTLMAQHLLAAADRYGLERLRVLCEANLCEGVAINTVATTLALAEQHHCFQLKAVCLKFVALPENLRAVMQTDGFEYLKQSCPTVLTELLEYVARVSEHSVILCRHGNEAILDGSDVNGRRVKQRL, from the exons atgggacGGGTTTTCAGGGAAAACCCTAATTCGAGGCCGATATTCCCGTGTTGCGAGTCCACGTTGGCGAAttcgtcttcgtcttcttcGTCTTGCTCGACGCCGACCACGACGACGTCGACCTCGATGACCGAGACGGTGAATGGGTCCCACCAGTTCAAGATCTCGGGGTACTCGCTCTCGAAAGGCATGGGGATCGGAAAGTACGTGGCGTCCGATACTTTCGTCGTCGGCGGGTACTCTTGGGCGATCTATTTTTACCCGGACGGTAAGAGTTTGGAGGACAATGCTACGTACGTTTCGCTTTTTATAGCTTTGGCGAGCGAAGGCACTGATGTGAGAGCGCTTTTTGAATTGACGCTTTTGGATCAGAGTGGGAAAGAGAGGCATAAGGTTCATACCCATTTCGGGAGAACTCCGGATAGTGGGCCTTACACGCTCAAATATCGCGGCAGCATGTG GGGTTACAAACGGTTTTTCAAAAGAACTGCTTTAGAGACATCAGACTACCTCAAGGATGATTGCCTCTCGGTTAACTGTAGTGTAGGCGTTGTGAGATCATATACCGAGGGTCCTAAGATCTACTCTATTGCAGTACCATCTTCTAACATTGGTCTGAATTTTGGGCAGCTACTGGAAACTGGAAAGGGAacagatgtgaattttgaagtTGATGGAGAAACTTTTGCTGCTCATAAATTGGTACTTGCAACTCGCTCACCTGTATTTAGAGCCCAATTATTTGGTCCAATGAGGGATCAGAATACCCAGTGTATAAAAGTTGAAGACATGGAGGCTCCTGTTTTTAAG GCTTTGCTTCATTTTATGTATTGGGACTCCCTACCTGACATGCAAGAGCTTACTGGTTTAAACACAACATGGGCTTCTACTTTGATGGCACAGCATCTGCTTGCAGCTGCAGATCGTTATGGTCTTGAAAGACTGAGGGTGCTATGTGAAGCCAATCTCTGTGAAGGTGTTGCCATAAACACTGTAGCAACAACGTTAGCTTTGGCGGAGCAGCATCACTGTTTCCAGCTGAAAGCTGTGTGTCTCAAATTTGTTGCACTGCCTGAAAATCTGAGAG CTGTGATGCAGACAGATGGCTTTGAATACTTGAAGCAAAGCTGCCCTACTGTCTTGACTGAACTCTTGGAGTATGTGGCTAGAGTTAGTGAACACTCTGTCATCCTATGCAGGCATGGAAATGAAGCTATCCTCGACGGCAGTGATGTCAATGGCAGGCGGGTGAAGCAAAGGCTATAG
- the LOC126710143 gene encoding sm-like protein LSM2 yields the protein MLFFSYFKDLVGREVTVELKNDLAIRGTLHSVDQYLNIKLENTRVVDQDKYPHMLSVRNCFIRGSVVRYVQLPPEGVDIELLHDATRREARGG from the exons ATG TTGTTCTTCTCGTATTTCAAGGACTTGGTGGGCAGAGAAGTAACCGTGGAGTTGAAGAATGACCTTGCAATCAGAGGGACTTTGCACTCAGTTGATCAATACCTCAATATCAAGCTTGAGAACACTAGGGTTGTTGACCAGGACAAGTATCCCCACATG CTTTCAGTGAGAAACTGTTTCATCCGGGGGTCAGTGGTGAGATACGTTCAACTACCTCCAGAGGGAGTTGACATTGAACTGCTTCATGATGCAACAAGAAGAGAAGCTCGGGGTGGCTGA
- the LOC126708245 gene encoding endo-1,3;1,4-beta-D-glucanase-like — protein MAKVAPVSVLGLAFFVTLSSFVFLSLGQEKLGRHCSENPPTLNPNYGFGFVKDIGGLKAYVSGHSKRGILLVSDIFGYEAPHLRDIADRVALAGFYAVVPDFFYGDPYVQNSSRTIEEWSKNHGTDKGFKDAKKVTAALRKEGIHAVGAAGFCWGGKVVAQLASTNFTKATVLLHPSRVTLDDIKAVKVPISILAAELDNGTPPELLKQFEEALTENKIENRIKIFPKVQHGWTVRYNDSDSTAVKAAIEAHIDMFIWLSKYLRWHF, from the exons ATGGCTAAGGTAGCTCCAGTTTCTGTGCTCGGGCTAGCCTTTTTTGTCACTCTTTCCAGCTTTGTATTTCTTTCTCTTGGGCAAGAAAAACTAGGCCGTCATTGCTCGGAGAACCCGCCAACTCTTAACCCAAACTATGGATTTGGATTTGTGAAAGACATTGGAGGCCTCAAAGCCTATGTTAGCGGTCATTCAAAGCGGGGAATCCTACTCGTTTCTGATATTTTtg GATATGAGGCACCACATTTGAG GGATATTGCTGATAGGGTTGCCCTAGCTGGATTCTACGCAGTGGTTCCCGACTTCTTCTATGGAGATCCCTATGTACAGAACTCTTCCAGGACAATAGAAGAGTGGTCAAAAAATCATGGAACA GACAAAGGGTTTAAAGATGCTAAAAAAGTAACTGCAGCTCTGAGAAAAGAAGGCATACATGCAGTTGGGGCAGCAGGGTTTTGTTGGGGAG GCAAGGTGGTTGCACAACTAGCAAGCACTAATTTCACTAAAGCTACAGTGTTGTTACACCCTTCACGGGTCACTCTGGATGATATTAAGG CTGTCAAGGTTCCAATTTCCATATTGGCTGCTGAGTTAGACAATGGCACTCCACCTGAACTCCTCAAACAGTTTGAGGAGGCTCTAACAGAAAATAAG ATTGAGAACCGCATCAAGATATTTCCTAAGGTTCAGCATGGATGGACAGTCAGGTACAATGATAGTGATTCAACAGCTGTGAAGGCTGCCATTGAAGCCCATATAGACATGTTTATTTGGTTAAGCAAGTATCTCAGATGGCATTTCTAG